Proteins from one Phyllobacterium zundukense genomic window:
- the lptC gene encoding LPS export ABC transporter periplasmic protein LptC, with translation MPAVALIGAAIFSWFTFFSTSSVPSNISLDNAGMENGKLVMTNPKLDGFTKDKLPYKMSAVRALQDVGNSNVISLEGISAEIPVGKDLRAQVTAKSGVYDNANRQLKLDSAISLTTSDGITALLQSADIDIAGNTMSTDDPVSVKNSKSSITADSMQITESGKVMTFEKRVRLVILPTKLQEGDKEIKSSE, from the coding sequence TTGCCTGCGGTCGCTCTGATCGGTGCTGCTATTTTTTCCTGGTTCACTTTCTTTTCCACATCGAGTGTGCCGAGCAATATTTCGCTCGATAATGCCGGGATGGAAAACGGTAAACTTGTCATGACGAACCCGAAACTTGATGGATTTACGAAGGACAAGCTTCCCTACAAAATGAGCGCCGTGAGAGCACTGCAGGACGTAGGCAACAGCAATGTGATCTCTCTGGAGGGGATTAGTGCGGAAATTCCGGTTGGCAAGGACCTGCGCGCGCAGGTCACAGCGAAATCGGGTGTGTACGACAATGCGAACCGGCAGTTGAAGCTCGACAGCGCCATAAGCTTGACAACATCCGATGGCATTACTGCCCTGCTGCAATCGGCTGATATAGATATAGCTGGCAACACCATGTCGACGGACGACCCGGTCAGCGTAAAAAATAGCAAGTCGAGTATAACCGCGGACAGTATGCAAATTACCGAAAGCGGCAAGGTAATGACTTTTGAAAAGCGGGTAAGGCTTGTCATTCTGCCTACAAAGCTGCAAGAAGGTGACAAGGAAATCAAATCGTCAGAGTAA
- a CDS encoding TrmH family RNA methyltransferase → MNKQDDHRRGSGLVRPGRVKEVTSLTNPIVKDLRSLAIKKFRDQQGVFLAEGLKLVIDALDLGWTIKTLVYSKAGKGNSLVEPVAVRTIAKGGDVLEVSEKVIAAITRRDNPQMVVGVFEQKVQSLPAIKPQANEVYVALDRVRDPGNLGTIIRTADAAGAKGVILIGDTTDPFSLETIRATMGSVFAMPIIRATEAEFLSWRKGFSGLVVGTHLKGAVDYRTIPYANRPVVLLMGNEQQGLPDQLASSCDQLARIPQEGRADSLNLAIATGVMLFEIRRDALKLAPDV, encoded by the coding sequence ATGAACAAACAGGATGATCACCGGCGCGGCAGCGGACTGGTTCGCCCTGGCAGGGTCAAGGAGGTCACCAGCCTCACCAATCCGATCGTCAAGGATTTACGCTCGTTGGCGATCAAAAAATTCCGCGACCAGCAGGGCGTTTTCCTCGCCGAAGGACTGAAACTCGTCATCGATGCCCTTGACCTGGGCTGGACAATCAAGACCCTCGTTTACTCAAAAGCAGGCAAGGGCAACTCGCTGGTAGAGCCAGTAGCCGTGCGCACCATCGCCAAGGGCGGCGACGTCCTTGAGGTCAGTGAAAAGGTCATTGCTGCCATAACGCGTCGCGACAACCCGCAAATGGTCGTCGGTGTTTTCGAACAGAAGGTGCAATCCTTGCCGGCGATCAAACCGCAGGCCAATGAGGTCTATGTGGCACTCGACCGCGTGCGCGATCCCGGCAATCTCGGCACGATTATTCGAACAGCGGACGCGGCAGGCGCAAAGGGCGTCATTCTCATTGGGGACACGACTGATCCGTTCTCGCTGGAAACGATCCGAGCCACCATGGGCTCTGTTTTTGCAATGCCTATCATACGTGCGACTGAAGCCGAGTTTCTTTCCTGGCGAAAAGGTTTCTCAGGGCTGGTGGTCGGAACGCACCTGAAAGGTGCCGTTGACTATCGAACAATCCCCTATGCCAACAGACCGGTCGTTTTGTTGATGGGGAACGAGCAGCAAGGCTTGCCGGATCAATTGGCTTCATCGTGCGACCAGCTCGCACGCATTCCACAGGAAGGCCGTGCCGATTCGCTCAATCTCGCCATTGCGACCGGCGTCATGTTGTTCGAGATCCGGCGCGACGCATTGAAACTTGCTCCTGACGTTTGA
- a CDS encoding integration host factor subunit beta encodes MIKSELVQIIANRNPHLFQRDVENIVGAIFDEITDALAEGNRVELRGFGAFSVKNRPARSGRNPRTGESVDVEEKWVPFFKTGKELRDRLNGNG; translated from the coding sequence GTGATCAAATCAGAGCTCGTGCAGATCATTGCCAACCGCAATCCGCATTTGTTTCAGCGTGATGTGGAAAACATCGTCGGCGCCATATTTGACGAGATCACCGATGCACTGGCCGAGGGCAATCGGGTCGAGCTCCGTGGCTTCGGCGCATTTTCCGTCAAGAACCGCCCAGCCCGCAGCGGACGCAATCCGCGCACCGGCGAAAGCGTCGACGTTGAGGAAAAATGGGTCCCTTTCTTCAAGACCGGCAAAGAATTGCGCGACAGGCTGAATGGCAACGGCTAG
- the lptB gene encoding LPS export ABC transporter ATP-binding protein encodes MRPADPAAVDRMKGTLVARGITKSYNGRQVVNGVSFGVRAGEAVGILGPNGAGKTTCFYMVTGLVPVDKGTIEIDGFDVTTMPMYRRSRLGIGYLPQEASIFRGLSVENNIKAVLEVVEKDRSARAQELDSLLEEFHIAHLRKAPALSLSGGERRRLEIARALASRPNFMLLDEPFAGVDPIAVADIQQLVRHLTGRGIGVLITDHNVRETLKLIDRAYIIHAGQVLTHGRPDEIIANQDVRRLYLGDQFKL; translated from the coding sequence ATGCGTCCTGCTGACCCGGCGGCGGTTGACCGTATGAAGGGCACGCTTGTCGCACGTGGCATCACCAAGAGCTACAATGGCCGCCAGGTCGTCAACGGTGTTTCCTTTGGGGTACGCGCTGGTGAAGCCGTTGGCATTCTCGGTCCCAATGGCGCCGGCAAGACGACCTGTTTTTACATGGTGACTGGTCTGGTCCCTGTCGACAAGGGCACGATTGAAATCGATGGCTTCGACGTAACGACGATGCCGATGTATCGACGTTCTCGGCTGGGCATCGGCTATCTTCCCCAGGAAGCCTCAATTTTCCGCGGTCTTTCGGTTGAAAACAACATCAAGGCTGTCCTTGAAGTTGTCGAGAAAGATCGGAGCGCTCGCGCTCAGGAACTCGACTCATTGCTTGAGGAGTTTCACATCGCTCACCTGCGCAAGGCCCCTGCGCTTTCCCTGTCAGGTGGCGAACGCCGCCGGCTGGAAATCGCTCGCGCCCTGGCGTCTCGTCCTAATTTCATGCTTCTGGACGAACCCTTTGCAGGTGTGGACCCGATTGCCGTTGCTGATATTCAGCAACTGGTGCGTCATTTGACCGGCCGGGGCATTGGCGTGCTGATCACCGACCATAATGTGCGCGAAACGCTGAAGCTGATTGACAGGGCCTATATCATCCACGCAGGACAAGTGCTTACCCACGGTCGACCGGATGAAATTATTGCCAATCAGGACGTTCGACGACTTTACCTTGGGGATCAGTTCAAGCTCTGA
- the rpoN gene encoding RNA polymerase factor sigma-54, protein MALSAKLDLRQTQALVMTPLLMQSIRLLQLTHIELEQFIEQEIEKNPLLERDDTTGEHFSPDERGFNTDRISGDEREFGRGAVGSDGEADNPLGGQADQWLMSGESTSSGSMSDTFDSSLENIFPDDPGTHDFIAGDLASQWKSSSGDGYLSTGGEGFNLEQVTATPETLRGHVAEQIIFAFASAGDRLIAAELADHLDESGYLRADVEEIAARFGVDAKHIEKLIAILQRFEPAGLFARDLAECLSLQLRAKNRFGPSMKILLQNLDLLAKRDFHSLKKLCHVGDADILAMLQEIQHLDPKPGTAFSSGIADSIVPDVQVDTASDGSWRIELNPDALPRVLINNSYYATIAKTKTSPAEKTFLSECLQSANWLTRSLDQRAQTILKVAGEIVRQQEQFLRHGVAYLKPLNLRNVADAIGMHESTVSRVTANKYMLTKRGVFELRYFFNAAIAATEGGEQHSSQSVRHQIKQLIDVETPDDILSDDTIVDLLKEQGIEIARRTVAKYREGMNIASSVQRRREKKAQASACKGDGKSGFIRHVGVEFC, encoded by the coding sequence ATGGCTCTGTCGGCAAAGCTCGATCTCAGGCAAACCCAGGCATTGGTAATGACGCCGCTGCTCATGCAGTCGATTCGACTGTTGCAGCTGACGCATATCGAACTCGAACAATTTATAGAGCAGGAGATTGAAAAAAACCCCCTGCTCGAGCGAGACGATACAACTGGAGAGCATTTTTCGCCCGATGAGCGCGGCTTCAACACCGATCGGATTTCCGGTGATGAACGCGAATTTGGTAGAGGAGCGGTCGGGAGCGATGGCGAAGCTGATAACCCCTTGGGCGGGCAAGCCGACCAGTGGCTGATGAGTGGTGAGTCGACGAGTTCGGGTTCCATGTCAGATACGTTCGATAGCTCTCTCGAGAACATTTTTCCCGACGATCCCGGAACACATGATTTTATTGCCGGCGATCTCGCTTCACAGTGGAAGTCATCTTCCGGCGATGGCTATCTTTCAACCGGTGGTGAGGGATTTAACCTCGAACAGGTCACAGCAACGCCGGAGACCCTTCGGGGCCATGTCGCCGAGCAGATTATTTTCGCCTTCGCATCGGCGGGCGATCGCCTTATCGCCGCTGAGCTTGCCGATCATCTCGATGAGAGTGGTTACTTGAGGGCTGACGTAGAGGAAATTGCTGCAAGGTTTGGTGTCGATGCCAAACATATCGAGAAACTGATCGCAATCTTGCAGAGATTCGAGCCTGCGGGATTGTTCGCGCGTGACCTTGCGGAGTGCCTGTCGCTCCAGCTGCGTGCAAAAAACCGCTTCGGCCCGAGCATGAAGATCTTGCTGCAAAACCTCGATTTACTGGCCAAGCGTGATTTTCACAGTCTCAAGAAGCTGTGTCATGTAGGTGACGCGGATATTCTAGCTATGCTGCAAGAAATCCAGCATCTTGATCCAAAACCCGGGACAGCCTTTTCCTCTGGCATCGCGGACAGCATCGTGCCCGACGTCCAGGTGGATACCGCGTCAGATGGAAGTTGGCGAATTGAGCTTAATCCCGATGCCCTGCCGCGAGTACTCATCAATAACAGCTATTATGCGACGATAGCGAAAACGAAGACGTCTCCAGCTGAGAAGACGTTTTTGAGCGAGTGTTTGCAAAGTGCCAACTGGCTAACGCGTAGTCTTGATCAGCGGGCACAAACAATTCTCAAGGTCGCCGGTGAGATCGTTCGCCAGCAGGAACAATTTCTTCGTCATGGCGTTGCCTATCTGAAGCCGCTCAACTTGCGGAATGTGGCTGACGCAATCGGTATGCACGAGTCTACGGTTAGCCGGGTCACAGCGAACAAGTACATGCTGACGAAGCGGGGTGTGTTCGAATTACGGTATTTTTTCAATGCGGCGATCGCGGCAACCGAAGGCGGAGAGCAACATTCATCACAATCGGTACGTCATCAGATCAAGCAGTTGATCGACGTGGAAACGCCGGACGACATTCTGTCGGATGATACAATTGTGGATTTGTTGAAGGAACAAGGGATCGAGATTGCACGGCGTACCGTCGCAAAATACCGAGAGGGCATGAATATTGCTTCCTCTGTACAAAGGCGGCGTGAGAAAAAAGCTCAGGCATCGGCGTGCAAGGGGGATGGAAAGTCTGGATTCATCCGCCACGTGGGTGTAGAATTTTGCTGA
- the sppA gene encoding signal peptide peptidase SppA, translating into MANTADAIIDRRRLRRKLTFWRAFTLLIIALALISLYFFNGSEGFSGKSAPHIAKVRIEGTIFENDELLKRLKDVEDSDAVKGVILSVDSPGGTTAGGEAIYEAVRKLALKKPVVAQVGTLAASAGYMIASASDHIVARQSSIIGSIGVLFQYPDISQLLTKLGVKVETIKSSPLKAEPNFFNPASDEAKAMIHRMIIDSYDWFVGLVQERRKFTHEQALALADGSVFTGRQAVANKLIDELGGEDKAIAWLKTKGIDAKLPVVEWKPVEKSSLGMFFSHSALKMLTRYLGLPEETAGVLRELTGDRMFLDGLVSVWHVDGKPVGAQ; encoded by the coding sequence ATGGCAAACACTGCTGACGCAATTATCGACAGACGACGTCTTCGCAGAAAATTGACATTCTGGCGCGCGTTCACGCTCCTGATCATAGCCCTTGCATTGATTTCACTTTATTTTTTCAATGGCTCCGAAGGGTTTTCCGGTAAATCAGCGCCGCATATCGCCAAGGTTCGCATTGAGGGCACGATTTTTGAAAATGATGAACTGCTCAAGCGTCTGAAGGACGTGGAGGATTCCGACGCGGTCAAGGGCGTGATCCTCTCCGTCGATTCACCGGGGGGGACAACGGCCGGTGGTGAAGCCATCTACGAGGCTGTGCGCAAGCTTGCCCTGAAGAAGCCTGTCGTTGCCCAAGTCGGAACGCTGGCTGCCTCGGCCGGGTACATGATTGCGAGTGCAAGCGATCACATCGTGGCTCGCCAGTCCTCGATCATCGGCTCCATTGGCGTGCTCTTCCAATATCCTGATATTTCTCAGCTGCTTACCAAACTAGGCGTGAAGGTCGAGACGATCAAATCCAGCCCGCTCAAGGCAGAACCGAATTTTTTCAATCCGGCCAGTGACGAAGCAAAGGCGATGATTCACCGGATGATCATCGATTCCTACGACTGGTTTGTAGGCTTGGTCCAGGAACGGCGTAAGTTTACGCATGAACAGGCTTTGGCCCTTGCCGACGGTTCGGTCTTTACCGGTCGCCAAGCAGTTGCCAACAAGCTGATCGACGAACTTGGTGGCGAAGACAAGGCTATTGCCTGGCTCAAAACAAAAGGGATCGATGCCAAACTTCCAGTTGTCGAATGGAAGCCCGTCGAGAAATCCTCACTCGGTATGTTTTTTTCGCATTCCGCCCTGAAAATGCTGACCAGATATCTCGGCCTTCCGGAAGAAACTGCAGGGGTGCTGCGCGAATTGACCGGCGATCGCATGTTCCTTGACGGACTCGTTTCTGTTTGGCACGTTGACGGCAAGCCTGTCGGCGCGCAATAA
- the lspA gene encoding signal peptidase II: MKSKAFYSLLAVIAFATVSDQIVKYFIETGMDYQQQIDLLPFFALFRVHNDGIAFSMLSGFGDTALIALTIIVICFVSYLWWSTASTRWISRLGFALIIGGAIGNLIDRSLHGYVIDYFLFHLPSWSFAVFNLADAYISVGAALVVIEEIFVWLRDRRTGGGQTGKN, encoded by the coding sequence ATGAAAAGCAAAGCATTCTACAGTCTTCTGGCCGTCATCGCCTTCGCCACGGTCAGTGATCAGATCGTCAAGTATTTCATCGAGACTGGCATGGACTACCAGCAGCAAATCGATCTCTTGCCTTTTTTCGCGTTGTTTCGCGTGCACAATGATGGGATCGCCTTTTCGATGTTAAGTGGGTTCGGAGATACAGCGCTGATAGCCCTGACAATCATCGTCATTTGTTTTGTCAGTTATCTGTGGTGGAGCACTGCATCCACGCGCTGGATTTCGCGGCTTGGTTTTGCCCTCATCATTGGTGGTGCGATCGGCAATCTCATCGACCGCAGCCTGCATGGGTATGTCATAGATTATTTTCTTTTCCACCTGCCGTCATGGTCGTTTGCCGTCTTCAATCTCGCTGATGCCTACATATCGGTTGGCGCAGCATTGGTTGTAATCGAGGAAATTTTTGTCTGGCTGCGCGACCGGCGGACCGGCGGCGGGCAAACCGGCAAAAATTGA
- a CDS encoding lipopolysaccharide assembly protein LapA domain-containing protein, with amino-acid sequence MINRIVIVLVLVPLAVILIALSVANRETISFTIDPFNPGNPALSYSAPLFVWLFASLILGLILGSLATWYNQGKHRKLARQRKLEAELLRKEARKASAETPSTPNLPSLH; translated from the coding sequence ATGATCAATCGTATTGTCATTGTCCTCGTTCTGGTGCCGCTTGCCGTCATCCTGATCGCCTTGTCTGTTGCAAATCGCGAGACGATATCGTTCACAATCGATCCTTTTAATCCGGGCAACCCTGCCCTCTCCTACTCTGCGCCGCTTTTTGTCTGGCTGTTTGCCTCCCTGATTCTCGGTTTGATCCTTGGCAGCTTGGCGACTTGGTATAATCAGGGAAAACATCGAAAACTCGCGCGTCAGCGCAAGCTCGAAGCGGAGTTACTGCGCAAGGAAGCCCGCAAGGCGTCGGCCGAGACACCGTCTACGCCAAACCTTCCTTCGCTCCATTAA
- a CDS encoding LptA/OstA family protein, with amino-acid sequence MMIAPVLAQDASTATTGIKLSGDQPIQIDADKLVVHDNEGTATFTGNVTVVQGATLLKAGSMIVYYVKGPKKDTTGAAPADAPKTTGVAGAGAQDIDHLEVNDKVYVKSEDQVATGDHGTFDMKTEVLVLTGNKVVLSQGDNVAVGCKLTAQLKTGEAQLESCKSGQTGRVSIVVAPKNAPKN; translated from the coding sequence ATGATGATTGCTCCCGTCCTCGCCCAGGACGCTTCTACTGCAACAACCGGAATCAAATTGTCAGGCGACCAGCCGATCCAGATCGATGCGGATAAGCTTGTGGTTCATGACAATGAGGGCACGGCCACCTTCACTGGCAACGTGACCGTCGTACAAGGTGCGACGCTTCTGAAAGCTGGTTCCATGATCGTCTATTACGTCAAGGGCCCCAAGAAGGACACAACCGGCGCTGCCCCTGCTGACGCGCCAAAAACCACGGGAGTGGCCGGTGCCGGAGCCCAGGATATCGATCACCTCGAGGTTAACGACAAGGTCTACGTTAAATCCGAAGATCAGGTCGCCACGGGTGATCACGGCACTTTTGATATGAAAACTGAAGTGCTGGTCTTGACTGGCAACAAGGTTGTCCTTTCCCAAGGCGACAATGTTGCCGTCGGGTGCAAGCTGACAGCGCAGCTCAAAACGGGCGAGGCCCAGCTTGAAAGCTGCAAGAGTGGTCAGACAGGTCGTGTCTCTATCGTTGTGGCTCCCAAGAACGCTCCGAAGAACTGA
- a CDS encoding ornithine cyclodeaminase family protein translates to MKLISPAEVDGLLKWPDMIDALEQAFRQGVIQPVRHHHTVDRPDGAASTLLLMPAWSDFNALGDSSKGYMGVKIVTVSPDNGAISKPAVMGVYLLLDGKTGEPQALIDGQRLTLWRTAGASALAARYLAREDASNLVVLGAGALSGFLARAHSAIRPITKISIWNRNFAGAEKVAAELVADGFNAKVVNDRHEAIAGADIITAGTLSTEPLILGRHLKPGAHVDLIGAFTPSMRESDDECIKRARVFVDTRDGALKEGGDIVQPIKAGVVNESHVIGDLFDLTRGTIKGRQSASEITLFKSVGAALEDLAAGILIYERAILASA, encoded by the coding sequence ATGAAACTGATCTCTCCGGCCGAGGTCGATGGGCTATTGAAGTGGCCGGATATGATCGACGCACTCGAACAGGCATTCCGTCAGGGAGTGATTCAGCCGGTGCGCCATCACCACACCGTCGATCGCCCGGACGGTGCGGCTTCAACACTGCTGCTGATGCCTGCCTGGTCCGACTTCAACGCCTTGGGGGATTCCTCAAAAGGCTATATGGGCGTGAAGATCGTTACCGTATCCCCGGACAATGGCGCCATCTCGAAACCTGCTGTCATGGGCGTGTATCTGTTGCTTGACGGCAAGACCGGTGAACCACAGGCTCTCATTGACGGACAACGGCTTACCCTGTGGCGCACTGCTGGTGCATCAGCGCTCGCAGCCCGCTATCTGGCTCGTGAAGATGCGTCCAATCTCGTGGTGCTCGGGGCCGGCGCGCTTTCGGGATTTCTGGCACGCGCACACAGTGCCATTCGTCCTATCACGAAAATATCCATCTGGAACCGCAACTTCGCTGGAGCCGAGAAAGTAGCTGCTGAGCTCGTTGCGGATGGCTTCAACGCCAAGGTTGTGAACGACAGGCATGAGGCGATCGCAGGGGCCGATATCATAACTGCCGGCACGCTTTCGACTGAGCCATTGATCCTTGGCAGACACCTGAAGCCCGGCGCCCACGTGGATCTGATAGGAGCATTCACGCCGTCCATGCGCGAAAGCGATGACGAATGCATCAAACGGGCGCGCGTTTTTGTCGATACCAGGGACGGTGCGCTGAAAGAGGGCGGTGATATCGTGCAGCCGATCAAGGCGGGCGTCGTTAACGAAAGCCACGTCATCGGCGACCTTTTTGACCTGACGCGCGGCACGATCAAGGGGCGCCAATCCGCGAGCGAAATCACGCTCTTCAAATCGGTTGGCGCCGCTCTGGAAGACCTTGCGGCGGGCATTTTGATCTATGAAAGGGCTATCTTGGCTTCCGCTTGA
- a CDS encoding GNAT family N-acetyltransferase, with translation MTIALLEPASITKDQRVMSHVDSTPSPFTAPHLASVLGRIGTMEVCLAQTEDEIASSQQLRFKVFFDELGAKGSATMEQRDADRFDPFCDHLLVYDTSIAGPKHKQIVGTYRLLRSEKAFETGGFYSASEFSIERLVTAKPELRFLELGRSCVLPEYRSKRTVELLWQGIWTYCRHHSIGVMFGCASFQGTVPAAHALPLSFLQHNCRATPDWDVRALPALYQAMDLVPNEAINPKVALFAMPPLIKGYLRLGAMIGDGAVVDHDFGTTDVFIILPVSRISERYISHYAAEAKRFV, from the coding sequence ATGACCATCGCCTTGCTTGAACCGGCTTCAATCACTAAAGATCAACGCGTGATGTCGCACGTTGATTCAACTCCCTCGCCGTTTACGGCGCCACACCTTGCGTCGGTGCTTGGCCGCATCGGCACGATGGAGGTTTGCCTCGCGCAAACGGAAGATGAAATCGCTTCGTCACAACAATTGCGATTCAAGGTTTTTTTTGACGAGTTGGGCGCCAAAGGTTCTGCCACGATGGAGCAGCGTGATGCAGACCGTTTTGATCCCTTTTGCGATCATCTTCTTGTCTATGACACTTCAATAGCCGGTCCAAAACACAAGCAGATTGTTGGCACCTATCGGCTGTTGCGCTCCGAAAAAGCTTTCGAAACCGGGGGTTTCTATTCAGCCAGCGAATTTTCGATCGAACGGCTGGTTACGGCCAAGCCGGAATTGCGCTTTCTTGAACTGGGCCGTTCCTGTGTCCTCCCGGAATACCGGTCGAAACGGACAGTCGAATTGCTTTGGCAAGGGATCTGGACCTATTGCCGACATCACTCGATCGGTGTGATGTTCGGTTGTGCATCCTTCCAGGGAACGGTTCCTGCGGCGCACGCACTACCTTTGTCCTTTTTGCAGCATAATTGCCGTGCGACACCCGACTGGGACGTTCGCGCTCTACCCGCGCTTTATCAAGCGATGGATCTCGTGCCGAATGAGGCGATCAATCCAAAAGTGGCCCTCTTCGCCATGCCGCCGCTGATCAAGGGGTATTTAAGGCTTGGCGCGATGATTGGCGATGGCGCTGTGGTGGACCATGACTTTGGTACAACCGATGTCTTTATCATTCTGCCGGTCAGCCGTATTTCGGAACGTTATATCAGCCATTACGCTGCGGAAGCGAAGCGCTTCGTCTAG
- a CDS encoding class I SAM-dependent rRNA methyltransferase has translation MHGLKSSGGKIRKAKGLGPKASASKGAPHRQAAVKPRPQFAKAPRPADIDPQQKSAPRSEAAPKRVLTRRTGVRPQERTGFILETSPSDDYALLDSGNGLKLEQYGPYRIVRPEGQAIWLPAWDRTEWDQADAIFTGNTDEEGVGRWHFPKVPLGETWPLAYDGIPFFGRFTSFRHVGVFPEQGTHWSHMDQLIRNASRPVKVLNLFGYTGVASLVAARAGAEVTHVDASKKAIVWARENQEMAGLSSKPIRWICEDAMKFVAREERRGSGYDIILLDPPAYGRGPNGEVWQLFDNLPDMVDLCRSILTPKPLAVVLTAYSIRASFFAIHELMRDAFTGLGGKVESGELILRERSSDRALSTSLFSRWSA, from the coding sequence ATGCACGGCTTGAAATCGTCTGGCGGAAAAATCAGGAAGGCAAAAGGGCTCGGTCCGAAGGCGAGCGCTTCGAAAGGAGCGCCGCATCGGCAAGCCGCAGTGAAGCCGCGGCCGCAATTTGCCAAAGCACCCCGCCCCGCCGATATCGATCCTCAGCAAAAATCCGCGCCTCGTTCGGAAGCGGCTCCAAAGCGCGTTTTGACTCGCCGTACCGGCGTGCGCCCCCAGGAACGAACAGGATTCATCCTCGAAACCTCGCCTTCCGACGATTATGCGCTGCTTGACAGCGGCAATGGTCTAAAACTCGAACAGTACGGGCCCTATCGAATCGTGCGTCCAGAAGGTCAGGCGATCTGGCTACCTGCCTGGGACAGAACGGAGTGGGACCAGGCCGATGCAATATTCACCGGTAATACGGATGAGGAGGGCGTCGGACGTTGGCACTTTCCAAAAGTTCCACTTGGTGAAACCTGGCCGCTTGCCTATGACGGCATCCCGTTTTTCGGACGCTTCACGTCGTTTCGGCACGTCGGCGTTTTTCCGGAACAAGGCACGCATTGGTCACATATGGACCAGCTGATCCGCAACGCCAGCCGCCCGGTCAAGGTGCTTAATCTCTTCGGTTATACGGGAGTCGCGTCCCTTGTTGCGGCGCGAGCGGGAGCAGAGGTGACGCATGTTGACGCTTCAAAGAAAGCTATAGTCTGGGCACGGGAAAATCAGGAGATGGCAGGGCTTTCCAGCAAACCCATTCGCTGGATATGCGAAGATGCGATGAAATTCGTCGCGCGCGAAGAGCGGCGCGGCAGTGGGTACGACATTATTCTTCTCGACCCGCCGGCCTATGGACGCGGTCCCAATGGTGAAGTTTGGCAGCTTTTCGACAATCTGCCGGACATGGTCGATCTTTGCCGTTCGATCCTCACGCCAAAGCCGCTCGCTGTCGTTCTGACCGCCTATTCGATCCGCGCTTCGTTTTTTGCGATCCACGAGTTGATGCGCGATGCGTTCACGGGGCTTGGAGGAAAGGTCGAGTCAGGCGAGCTTATCCTGCGCGAGCGTTCATCCGATCGTGCCCTTTCCACCTCTCTTTTCAGCCGCTGGAGCGCTTGA